A DNA window from Gordonia humi contains the following coding sequences:
- a CDS encoding helix-turn-helix domain-containing protein, protein MKADIAYQLHYRTVRPLVCDVHGRGGVSRKAFRAVCAARAHFADWTNGRGSRPAVATLQAITGLSKAVIQRATRLMRALGLATEIMRGRQRTYRERMASWRVRDKGRGWASVWALHPPRNPQVNQLKERLDPRPNKSVTPHPRRGPFRALSHERFHSLEHDTGSACEEKRRAPRDSTDERAGSKRKHRAVDPQAVKLAAHWLSDPQTPRWAHRHSAKGWAPLLTAPAAHNWVSADINQLIRDYRGITGHWIATDPHHPIKLLAGILKWHGKDNLDDRPAAAILAQETEAQARRTLIAGCRRCSEYGWIIDDSGLEAEPVVRCSH, encoded by the coding sequence ATGAAAGCCGACATCGCCTACCAACTCCACTACCGGACCGTCCGTCCCCTGGTCTGCGACGTCCACGGCCGCGGCGGCGTCAGCCGCAAAGCCTTCCGCGCCGTCTGCGCAGCCCGCGCACACTTCGCCGACTGGACCAACGGACGAGGCAGCCGCCCAGCGGTCGCCACCCTCCAGGCCATCACCGGACTATCCAAAGCCGTCATCCAACGCGCTACCCGCCTCATGCGAGCCCTCGGCCTAGCCACCGAAATCATGCGCGGCCGCCAACGCACCTACCGCGAACGCATGGCCTCCTGGCGCGTCCGCGACAAAGGTCGCGGATGGGCGTCAGTGTGGGCGCTGCACCCGCCCCGTAATCCACAGGTCAACCAGCTCAAAGAACGCCTCGATCCCCGCCCGAACAAGTCGGTGACACCCCATCCCCGAAGGGGTCCCTTTAGGGCCCTATCTCACGAAAGATTTCACTCACTAGAGCACGACACAGGCTCCGCCTGTGAAGAAAAGCGCCGCGCTCCGCGCGACAGCACCGACGAAAGGGCTGGGTCGAAGCGGAAACATCGTGCAGTCGATCCACAAGCGGTCAAACTCGCCGCTCACTGGCTCTCAGACCCACAAACACCGCGCTGGGCACACCGACACTCGGCCAAAGGCTGGGCACCACTGCTGACCGCACCAGCAGCCCACAACTGGGTATCAGCCGACATCAACCAACTCATCCGCGACTACCGAGGCATCACCGGACACTGGATCGCCACCGACCCACACCACCCCATCAAACTCCTCGCCGGCATCCTCAAATGGCACGGTAAGGACAACCTCGACGACCGACCCGCAGCCGCCATCCTCGCCCAAGAGACTGAGGCCCAGGCTCGGCGCACATTGATCGCAGGATGCCGACGATGCAGCGAGTACGGCTGGATCATCGATGATTCTGGACTTGAAGCCGAGCCTGTCGTCCGATGCAGTCACTAA
- a CDS encoding ParA family protein: MQPRKIAFANQKGGVGKTATTLGLASAAAAQGIDVLVVDADPQGNSTNGLSASLEEGQLTTFDLMNSTQTGRAAEAIVATEWDHVDLIPTDSQLANIESDGSNDLIFRLDIAFEGVDLSSYGLVLFDCPPSLGKILFSVLCAADGVVAVTEPTIDAVDGVVKLSETIELVRRRPNPSLAFDKIVVSRKRGTGEHSFREGELRSEFGDLVARTVIPDLAARQDAHSARTPIHKHKGGKSLRLQVAYDDLLQELRQEVSA, from the coding sequence ATGCAGCCACGCAAGATTGCTTTTGCAAACCAAAAGGGAGGCGTCGGTAAAACCGCGACGACCTTAGGGCTTGCGTCCGCTGCTGCAGCCCAAGGTATTGACGTGCTGGTCGTGGATGCCGACCCCCAGGGAAACAGCACCAACGGACTGTCCGCGAGCCTCGAGGAGGGACAGTTGACGACTTTCGACCTCATGAACTCAACCCAAACGGGAAGAGCTGCCGAGGCTATCGTGGCAACCGAGTGGGATCACGTTGACCTGATCCCGACTGATTCCCAGCTCGCAAATATCGAGTCGGACGGGTCAAACGACCTGATTTTCCGCCTTGACATCGCGTTCGAAGGGGTGGACCTGAGCAGCTACGGACTCGTTCTATTTGACTGCCCACCCTCGCTGGGCAAGATTCTATTCTCAGTCCTCTGTGCTGCCGACGGCGTTGTCGCGGTGACAGAGCCGACCATCGACGCCGTCGACGGCGTTGTGAAGCTGTCAGAGACAATCGAGTTAGTTCGCCGACGGCCGAACCCGAGCCTCGCGTTCGACAAGATCGTCGTCAGCCGAAAGCGGGGGACAGGTGAGCACTCGTTCCGTGAGGGCGAGCTTCGCTCCGAGTTTGGCGATCTCGTCGCCAGGACGGTCATCCCGGACCTCGCCGCACGCCAGGACGCGCATAGCGCCCGAACGCCGATACACAAGCACAAAGGAGGGAAGTCGCTCCGCCTTCAAGTCGCGTACGACGATCTCCTCCAGGAACTTCGACAGGAGGTCTCAGCATGA
- a CDS encoding IS3 family transposase (programmed frameshift) → MPKPYPQEFRDDVVRVAQNREDGVTLEQIAADFGIHPMTLQKWIRKADVEAGIKPGTTAAASQELREAKRRVRLLEQENEVLRRAAAYLSQANLPKRWYPLVSELAADGIPVTVACRVLKIARQPYYRWLKNPVTDAELAEAYRANALFDAHREDPEFGYRYLADEAETAGEKMCRRTAWRICSTGGWTSAISKKGRGKHRKAGPPVHDDLVERDFAAVGPNELWLTDITEHWTAAGKLYLCAIKDVYSGRIVGYSIDSRMKSCLAVAALNSAVARRGDVTGCVLHSDRGSQFRSKKMQKAITRHGMLGSMGRVGAAGDNAAMESFFSLLQNNVLDRRSWATRDELRAAIVHWIERTYHRRRRQDRLGRLTPIEFETIINHEAPQAA, encoded by the exons GTGCCCAAGCCCTATCCCCAGGAGTTCCGCGACGACGTTGTTCGCGTCGCTCAGAATCGTGAAGACGGTGTGACGCTCGAGCAGATCGCCGCCGACTTCGGTATCCATCCCATGACGTTGCAGAAGTGGATTCGCAAGGCCGACGTGGAGGCCGGGATCAAGCCCGGCACGACCGCCGCGGCATCCCAGGAGCTCCGGGAGGCCAAGCGGCGTGTGCGACTGCTGGAGCAGGAGAACGAGGTCCTGCGCCGCGCTGCTGCCTACCTGTCCCAGGCGAATCTGCCG AAAAGGTGGTACCCGCTCGTGAGCGAGCTCGCCGCTGACGGCATCCCCGTCACGGTGGCGTGCCGGGTACTCAAGATCGCTCGTCAGCCCTACTACCGATGGCTCAAGAACCCGGTCACCGATGCCGAACTCGCCGAGGCGTACCGGGCCAACGCCCTGTTCGACGCGCACCGAGAGGATCCGGAATTCGGCTACCGCTACCTGGCCGATGAAGCTGAGACCGCGGGCGAGAAGATGTGCCGGCGCACCGCCTGGCGAATCTGCTCAACCGGTGGCTGGACCAGTGCCATCAGCAAGAAGGGCCGCGGCAAGCATCGCAAGGCCGGCCCACCCGTGCACGACGATCTCGTCGAGCGAGACTTCGCCGCCGTGGGCCCGAACGAGCTGTGGCTCACCGACATCACCGAGCACTGGACGGCGGCGGGAAAGCTGTACCTGTGCGCGATCAAGGACGTCTATTCGGGCCGCATCGTCGGGTATTCGATCGACTCCAGGATGAAGTCCTGCCTGGCCGTGGCCGCACTGAACAGCGCCGTCGCCAGGCGGGGCGACGTCACAGGCTGCGTCCTACACAGCGATAGAGGATCTCAATTTCGCTCGAAGAAGATGCAGAAGGCTATCACCCGGCACGGCATGCTCGGGTCGATGGGAAGGGTCGGCGCTGCCGGGGACAACGCGGCCATGGAGAGCTTCTTTTCACTGCTACAGAACAACGTCCTCGACCGCCGATCCTGGGCCACCAGAGACGAGCTCCGGGCCGCCATCGTGCACTGGATCGAACGCACCTACCACCGCCGCAGACGACAAGACCGCCTCGGCAGATTGACCCCCATCGAATTCGAGACAATCATCAACCACGAGGCCCCTCAGGCCGCGTGA